A genomic region of Chitinophagaceae bacterium contains the following coding sequences:
- a CDS encoding GxxExxY protein — translation MKHEEITHKIIGCAMKVHSTLGNGFQEVIYQRALAIEMEKQGLGFKREMEMTIFYEGIDIGKRRVDFFVGENIMVELKALIKLEEVHLAQAMNYCQAYNLPIGLLINFGAKSLEFKRVYNVNHPENKEYIRNNPAIIKSKKS, via the coding sequence ATGAAGCACGAAGAAATTACACATAAAATAATTGGCTGTGCTATGAAAGTACATAGCACTTTGGGCAATGGATTTCAGGAAGTAATTTACCAGCGAGCATTAGCCATTGAGATGGAAAAGCAGGGGTTGGGCTTTAAGCGTGAAATGGAAATGACTATTTTCTATGAAGGTATAGATATTGGCAAACGGAGAGTAGATTTTTTTGTGGGCGAAAATATCATGGTGGAACTTAAAGCATTAATTAAACTGGAAGAAGTGCACTTGGCACAAGCAATGAATTATTGCCAGGCATACAATTTACCTATTGGCTTATTAATAAATTTTGGTGCTAAAAGTTTGGAGTTTAAAAGGGTATACAATGTAAATCATCCTGAAAATAAAGAGTACATCAGAAATAATCCTGCAATCATTAAGTCCAAAAAATCCTAA